In Gossypium arboreum isolate Shixiya-1 chromosome 6, ASM2569848v2, whole genome shotgun sequence, the following are encoded in one genomic region:
- the LOC108454759 gene encoding uncharacterized protein LOC108454759 isoform X2, whose amino-acid sequence MDSRDSSSSPAPNRDSSAGEDDGVLPVTAALAKEAALHFQSRNFSECVDVLDQLKLKKEGDPKVLHNIAIAEFFRDGCSDPKKLLEVLNNVKRSEELVHASGEQAESGSNDGNKFTSGSKGSGTTIQQFSSSDSASVIYTVESDASVAALNIAVIWFHLHEYSKALSVLEPLYQNIEPIDETTALHICLLLLDVVLACRDASKAADVLNYLEKAFGVGNVNQGENGNMTTTLQSTNLVGKSSSVPSSSFVSDASSSDLAASVNASENPLSRTLSEDRLDEMFSTLDIGGQNLPRPTDLTSANDHARITVDRSISGVDLKLMLQLYKVRFLLLTRNVKLAKREVKHAMNIARGRDSSMALLLKAQLEYARGNHRKAIKLLMASSNRTDAATSSMFNNNLGCIYYKLGKYHTSAVFFSKALSVCSSLRKEKPLKLLTFSQDKSLFITYNCGLQYLACGKPILAARCFQKASSIFYKRPHLWLRLAECCLMAVEKGLVKGSQTPSDKSEIRANVIGKGRWRKLLIEYGVSRNGHVDSVEKNGWALGGDVQPKLSLSLARQCLYNALHLLNRSEWSNSKSILPSNSSVEKSESRDGASSKNLIHKKLPVIESRASTMLVGLVNSNGDLKESKGGANQEIVQNSISYYEDIHRRENQMIKQALLANLAYVELELDNPLKALSAALLLLELPGCSRIYIFLGHVYAAEALCLLNKPKEAAEHLAIYLSGGNNIELPFSQDDCEQWRVEKPVDCEEPIGGAAAAKNPSHEGLQEFMFLKPEEARGALYTNLAAMSAIQGELERAHHFVTQALSLVPNSSKATMTAIYVDLMLGKSQEALPKLKHGSHVRFLPSSLQLNKSS is encoded by the exons ATGGATTCGCGAGATTCATCATCGTCGCCGGCTCCAAATCGAGATAGTTCCGCCGGCGAAGACGATGGCGTCCTTCCCGTTACTGCTGCACTCGCTAAAGAAGCCGCTCTTCACTTCCAGTCTAGAAATTTCTCCGAGTGCGTCGATGTGTTGGATCAGCTAAAGTTGAAAAAGGAAGGCGATCCAaag GTTCTTCATAATATTGCAATTGCGGAATTTTTTCGGGATGGTTGCTCAGATCCAAAGAAGTTGCTTGAAGTCCTTAACAATGTCAAG AGAAGTGAGGAGCTTGTTCATGCATCTGGGGAACAGGCAGAGTCTGGTAGCAACGATGGTAATAAATTTACTTCAGGCTCAAAAGGAAGTGGTACAACTATTCAGCAGTTTTCTTCTTCAGATAGCGCCAGTGTTATCTACACAGTTGAATCTGATGCCTCTGTGGCTGCACTAAACATA GCAGTCATTTGGTTCCACCTTCATGAATACTCAAAGGCATTATCAGTTCTTGAACCTCtgtatcaaaacattgaaccAATAGATGag ACAACAGCCCTTCATATCTGCTTATTGCTGCTGGATGTTGTGTTAGCTTGCCGTGATGCTTCGAAAGCTGCT GATGTTTTAAATTATTTGGAAAAAGCATTTGGTGTTGGCAATGTGAACCAAGGGGAAAATGGTAACATGACCACCACCCTGCAATCCACGAATCTAGTTGGAAAATCTTCCTCTGTTCCTAGCAGCTCTTTCGTCTCAGATGCATCTAGTTCAGACTTAGCTGCTAGTGTAAATGCCTCTGAGAATCCTCTATCTAGAACTTTATCAGAAGACCGACTGGATGAAATGTTTTCAACCCTGGATATTGGTGGACAGAACTTACCACGGCCTACTGATCTTACATCTGCAAATGATCATGCCCGGATCACGGTTGATAGATCAATCTCTGGTGTTGATTTAAAGCTGATGTTGCAACTTTACAAGGTTCGGTTTTTGCTGCTCACTAGAAATGTAAAGCTAGCAAAACGCGAAGTGAAGCATGCTATGAACATTGCTCGAGGGAGAGATTCATCTATGGCTCTCCTTTTGAAGGCCCAGCTTGAGTATGCTCGTGGAAACCATCGAAAAGCCATCAAGTTGTTGATGGCATCAAGTAATCGGACAGATGCAGCAACTTCAAGCATGTTCAATAACAATCTAGGCTGCATTTACTATAAGCTTGGGAAGTATCATACATCTGCAGTTTTCTTTTCCAAGGCACTCAGTGTTTGTTCATCTCTTCGTAAGGAGAAGCCTCTAAAGCTATTAACATTCTCACAGGACAAATCTCTGTTCATAACATATAACTGTGGGTTGCAGTACTTGGCATGTGGGAAACCGATACTTGCTGCTCGCTGTTTCCAGAAAGCAAGTTCAATTTTCTACAAAAGACCCCACTTGTGGCTTCGGCTTGCTGAATGTTGTCTAATGGCTGTAGAAAAAGGACTTGTAAAAGGAAGTCAAACTCCATCAGACAAATCAGAAATTAGAGCCAATGTTATTGGCAAGGGTAGGTGGAGGAAACTTCTAATAGAATATGGGGTTTCAAGAAATGGACATGTAGATTCTGTTGAAAAGAATGGTTGGGCTTTAGGTGGTGATGTGCAGCCTAAACTTTCATTATCCCTTGCTAGGCAGTGTCTCTATAATGCATTGCACTTGCTGAACCGTTCAGAATGGAGTAATTCTAAATCTATTTTACCCTCCAATTCATCCGTGGAGAAGAGTGAATCAAGAGATGGTGCATCTTCCAAGAACCTAATCCATAAGAAGTTACCTGTCATCGAATCCAGGGCTTCAACCATGTTAGTTGGTCTAGTTAACTCAAATGGAGATTTGAAAGAGTCAAAGGGGGGAGCTAATCAGGAGATTGTTCAGAACTCCATCTCCTATTATGAAGATATTCACAGAAGAGAAAATCAGATGATTAAGCAAGCTCTTCTTGCTAATCTGGCATATGTAGAGTTAGAACTAGATAATCCTTTGAAGGCCCTCTCTGCTGCACTATTGCTGTTAGAACTACCAGGTTGTTCAAGAATTTATATCTTTCTTGGTCACGTCTATGCCGCAGAGGCTCTTTGCTTACTGAACAAACCTAAGGAAGCTGCGGAGCATTTGGCCATTTATTTGTCTGGGGGCAATAACATTGAATTGCCGTTTAGTCAAGATGACTGTGAGCAGTGGCGAGTAGAAAAACCTGTTGATTGCGAAGAACCAATTGGAGGAGCGGCAGCTGCCAAGAATCCTTCTCATGAGGGCTTGCAGGAATTCATGTTTCTGAAGCCAGAAGAGGCACGTGGAGCGCTTTATACTAATCTTGCCGCTATGTCTGCAATACAAGGTGAACTTGAGCGGGCCCACCATTTTGTGACACAAGCGTTGTCCCTGGTACCAAACAGCAGCAAAGCCACTATGACTGCAATTTACGTCGATCTCATGCTCGGTAAGTCACAAGAAGCTCTGCCCAAGTTAAAACATGGTAGTCACGTCAGATTCCTTCCCAGCAGTCTACAGTTGAATAAATCCTCTTAA
- the LOC108454759 gene encoding uncharacterized protein LOC108454759 isoform X1, giving the protein MDSRDSSSSPAPNRDSSAGEDDGVLPVTAALAKEAALHFQSRNFSECVDVLDQLKLKKEGDPKVLHNIAIAEFFRDGCSDPKKLLEVLNNVKKRSEELVHASGEQAESGSNDGNKFTSGSKGSGTTIQQFSSSDSASVIYTVESDASVAALNIAVIWFHLHEYSKALSVLEPLYQNIEPIDETTALHICLLLLDVVLACRDASKAADVLNYLEKAFGVGNVNQGENGNMTTTLQSTNLVGKSSSVPSSSFVSDASSSDLAASVNASENPLSRTLSEDRLDEMFSTLDIGGQNLPRPTDLTSANDHARITVDRSISGVDLKLMLQLYKVRFLLLTRNVKLAKREVKHAMNIARGRDSSMALLLKAQLEYARGNHRKAIKLLMASSNRTDAATSSMFNNNLGCIYYKLGKYHTSAVFFSKALSVCSSLRKEKPLKLLTFSQDKSLFITYNCGLQYLACGKPILAARCFQKASSIFYKRPHLWLRLAECCLMAVEKGLVKGSQTPSDKSEIRANVIGKGRWRKLLIEYGVSRNGHVDSVEKNGWALGGDVQPKLSLSLARQCLYNALHLLNRSEWSNSKSILPSNSSVEKSESRDGASSKNLIHKKLPVIESRASTMLVGLVNSNGDLKESKGGANQEIVQNSISYYEDIHRRENQMIKQALLANLAYVELELDNPLKALSAALLLLELPGCSRIYIFLGHVYAAEALCLLNKPKEAAEHLAIYLSGGNNIELPFSQDDCEQWRVEKPVDCEEPIGGAAAAKNPSHEGLQEFMFLKPEEARGALYTNLAAMSAIQGELERAHHFVTQALSLVPNSSKATMTAIYVDLMLGKSQEALPKLKHGSHVRFLPSSLQLNKSS; this is encoded by the exons ATGGATTCGCGAGATTCATCATCGTCGCCGGCTCCAAATCGAGATAGTTCCGCCGGCGAAGACGATGGCGTCCTTCCCGTTACTGCTGCACTCGCTAAAGAAGCCGCTCTTCACTTCCAGTCTAGAAATTTCTCCGAGTGCGTCGATGTGTTGGATCAGCTAAAGTTGAAAAAGGAAGGCGATCCAaag GTTCTTCATAATATTGCAATTGCGGAATTTTTTCGGGATGGTTGCTCAGATCCAAAGAAGTTGCTTGAAGTCCTTAACAATGTCAAG AAGAGAAGTGAGGAGCTTGTTCATGCATCTGGGGAACAGGCAGAGTCTGGTAGCAACGATGGTAATAAATTTACTTCAGGCTCAAAAGGAAGTGGTACAACTATTCAGCAGTTTTCTTCTTCAGATAGCGCCAGTGTTATCTACACAGTTGAATCTGATGCCTCTGTGGCTGCACTAAACATA GCAGTCATTTGGTTCCACCTTCATGAATACTCAAAGGCATTATCAGTTCTTGAACCTCtgtatcaaaacattgaaccAATAGATGag ACAACAGCCCTTCATATCTGCTTATTGCTGCTGGATGTTGTGTTAGCTTGCCGTGATGCTTCGAAAGCTGCT GATGTTTTAAATTATTTGGAAAAAGCATTTGGTGTTGGCAATGTGAACCAAGGGGAAAATGGTAACATGACCACCACCCTGCAATCCACGAATCTAGTTGGAAAATCTTCCTCTGTTCCTAGCAGCTCTTTCGTCTCAGATGCATCTAGTTCAGACTTAGCTGCTAGTGTAAATGCCTCTGAGAATCCTCTATCTAGAACTTTATCAGAAGACCGACTGGATGAAATGTTTTCAACCCTGGATATTGGTGGACAGAACTTACCACGGCCTACTGATCTTACATCTGCAAATGATCATGCCCGGATCACGGTTGATAGATCAATCTCTGGTGTTGATTTAAAGCTGATGTTGCAACTTTACAAGGTTCGGTTTTTGCTGCTCACTAGAAATGTAAAGCTAGCAAAACGCGAAGTGAAGCATGCTATGAACATTGCTCGAGGGAGAGATTCATCTATGGCTCTCCTTTTGAAGGCCCAGCTTGAGTATGCTCGTGGAAACCATCGAAAAGCCATCAAGTTGTTGATGGCATCAAGTAATCGGACAGATGCAGCAACTTCAAGCATGTTCAATAACAATCTAGGCTGCATTTACTATAAGCTTGGGAAGTATCATACATCTGCAGTTTTCTTTTCCAAGGCACTCAGTGTTTGTTCATCTCTTCGTAAGGAGAAGCCTCTAAAGCTATTAACATTCTCACAGGACAAATCTCTGTTCATAACATATAACTGTGGGTTGCAGTACTTGGCATGTGGGAAACCGATACTTGCTGCTCGCTGTTTCCAGAAAGCAAGTTCAATTTTCTACAAAAGACCCCACTTGTGGCTTCGGCTTGCTGAATGTTGTCTAATGGCTGTAGAAAAAGGACTTGTAAAAGGAAGTCAAACTCCATCAGACAAATCAGAAATTAGAGCCAATGTTATTGGCAAGGGTAGGTGGAGGAAACTTCTAATAGAATATGGGGTTTCAAGAAATGGACATGTAGATTCTGTTGAAAAGAATGGTTGGGCTTTAGGTGGTGATGTGCAGCCTAAACTTTCATTATCCCTTGCTAGGCAGTGTCTCTATAATGCATTGCACTTGCTGAACCGTTCAGAATGGAGTAATTCTAAATCTATTTTACCCTCCAATTCATCCGTGGAGAAGAGTGAATCAAGAGATGGTGCATCTTCCAAGAACCTAATCCATAAGAAGTTACCTGTCATCGAATCCAGGGCTTCAACCATGTTAGTTGGTCTAGTTAACTCAAATGGAGATTTGAAAGAGTCAAAGGGGGGAGCTAATCAGGAGATTGTTCAGAACTCCATCTCCTATTATGAAGATATTCACAGAAGAGAAAATCAGATGATTAAGCAAGCTCTTCTTGCTAATCTGGCATATGTAGAGTTAGAACTAGATAATCCTTTGAAGGCCCTCTCTGCTGCACTATTGCTGTTAGAACTACCAGGTTGTTCAAGAATTTATATCTTTCTTGGTCACGTCTATGCCGCAGAGGCTCTTTGCTTACTGAACAAACCTAAGGAAGCTGCGGAGCATTTGGCCATTTATTTGTCTGGGGGCAATAACATTGAATTGCCGTTTAGTCAAGATGACTGTGAGCAGTGGCGAGTAGAAAAACCTGTTGATTGCGAAGAACCAATTGGAGGAGCGGCAGCTGCCAAGAATCCTTCTCATGAGGGCTTGCAGGAATTCATGTTTCTGAAGCCAGAAGAGGCACGTGGAGCGCTTTATACTAATCTTGCCGCTATGTCTGCAATACAAGGTGAACTTGAGCGGGCCCACCATTTTGTGACACAAGCGTTGTCCCTGGTACCAAACAGCAGCAAAGCCACTATGACTGCAATTTACGTCGATCTCATGCTCGGTAAGTCACAAGAAGCTCTGCCCAAGTTAAAACATGGTAGTCACGTCAGATTCCTTCCCAGCAGTCTACAGTTGAATAAATCCTCTTAA
- the LOC108482641 gene encoding vesicle-associated membrane protein 711-like isoform X2, translating to MGILYGMVARGQVVLAEFSATQTNAIASVVARLILEKMKEVKNNSISSFSHHPYIFHVKGTDGLTVLCMADDASGNIHKKFVKTFGRAVHSASAYAMNDEFSRVLCQQIDHFSRNPNVDRLNRLKGEMNQVQSVLIDNIEKALERGDRLALLVEKAITMQQPMQGNNSTVALKRKARSYRNAMWWRDCKFTATLMLLFLLTIVYVSLAFVCNGLFLSSCFNHMTMASVVPHMFYE from the exons ATGGGGATATTGTACGGGATGGTAGCAAGGGGGCAGGTGGTGTTGGCCGAGTTCAGCGCAACTCAGACTAATGCCATTGCCAGCGTTGTAGCCAGGCTGATACTGGAGAAGATGAAAGAAGTGAAGAATAATAGTATTTCATCGTTTTCACATCATCCTTATATTTTTCATGTCAAGGGAACCGATGGTCTCACCGTTCTTTGCATGGCCGATGATGCCTCCGGAA ATATCCATAAAAAATTTGTAAAGACATTTGGTCGTGCTGTTCATTCGGCTTCAGCTTATGCTATGAATGATGAATTCTCCAGGGTTCTATGTCAACAAATAGATCATTTCTCAAGAAACCCAAATGTTGATAGATTAAACCGTTTAAAAGGGGAGATGAACCAG GTACAGAGTGTATTGATTGACAATATTGAGAAAGCCTTGGAGAGAGGCGACCGCTTGGCGCTTCTTGTTGAAAAGGCTATAACAATGCAGCAGCCTATGCAGGGGAATAATAGTACAGTTGCGCTCAAAAGGAAAGCTCGTAGTTACAGAAATGCTATGTGGTGGAGAGATTGTAAGTTCAC GGCGACATTGATGCTGTTGTTTTTGCTGACCATCGTTTATGTTTCGCTAGCATTTGTTTGTAATGGCCTCTTTTTATCGTCCTGCTTCAATCATATGACAATGGCTTCCGTTGTTCCTCACATGTTTTATGAGTAG
- the LOC108482641 gene encoding vesicle-associated membrane protein 711-like isoform X3: protein MGILYGMVARGQVVLAEFSATQTNAIASVVARLILEKMKEVKNNSISSFSHHPYIFHVKGTDGLTVLCMADDASGRIIPFAFLEDIHKKFVKTFGRAVHSASAYAMNDEFSRVLCQQIDHFSRNPNVDRLNRLKGEMNQVQSVLIDNIEKALERGDRLALLVEKAITMQQPMQGNNSTVALKRKARSYRNAMWWRDWRH from the exons ATGGGGATATTGTACGGGATGGTAGCAAGGGGGCAGGTGGTGTTGGCCGAGTTCAGCGCAACTCAGACTAATGCCATTGCCAGCGTTGTAGCCAGGCTGATACTGGAGAAGATGAAAGAAGTGAAGAATAATAGTATTTCATCGTTTTCACATCATCCTTATATTTTTCATGTCAAGGGAACCGATGGTCTCACCGTTCTTTGCATGGCCGATGATGCCTCCGGAA GGATAATCCCTTTCGCTTTCCTTGAAGATATCCATAAAAAATTTGTAAAGACATTTGGTCGTGCTGTTCATTCGGCTTCAGCTTATGCTATGAATGATGAATTCTCCAGGGTTCTATGTCAACAAATAGATCATTTCTCAAGAAACCCAAATGTTGATAGATTAAACCGTTTAAAAGGGGAGATGAACCAG GTACAGAGTGTATTGATTGACAATATTGAGAAAGCCTTGGAGAGAGGCGACCGCTTGGCGCTTCTTGTTGAAAAGGCTATAACAATGCAGCAGCCTATGCAGGGGAATAATAGTACAGTTGCGCTCAAAAGGAAAGCTCGTAGTTACAGAAATGCTATGTGGTGGAGAGATT GGCGACATTGA
- the LOC108482641 gene encoding vesicle-associated membrane protein 711-like isoform X1, producing MGILYGMVARGQVVLAEFSATQTNAIASVVARLILEKMKEVKNNSISSFSHHPYIFHVKGTDGLTVLCMADDASGRIIPFAFLEDIHKKFVKTFGRAVHSASAYAMNDEFSRVLCQQIDHFSRNPNVDRLNRLKGEMNQVQSVLIDNIEKALERGDRLALLVEKAITMQQPMQGNNSTVALKRKARSYRNAMWWRDCKFTATLMLLFLLTIVYVSLAFVCNGLFLSSCFNHMTMASVVPHMFYE from the exons ATGGGGATATTGTACGGGATGGTAGCAAGGGGGCAGGTGGTGTTGGCCGAGTTCAGCGCAACTCAGACTAATGCCATTGCCAGCGTTGTAGCCAGGCTGATACTGGAGAAGATGAAAGAAGTGAAGAATAATAGTATTTCATCGTTTTCACATCATCCTTATATTTTTCATGTCAAGGGAACCGATGGTCTCACCGTTCTTTGCATGGCCGATGATGCCTCCGGAA GGATAATCCCTTTCGCTTTCCTTGAAGATATCCATAAAAAATTTGTAAAGACATTTGGTCGTGCTGTTCATTCGGCTTCAGCTTATGCTATGAATGATGAATTCTCCAGGGTTCTATGTCAACAAATAGATCATTTCTCAAGAAACCCAAATGTTGATAGATTAAACCGTTTAAAAGGGGAGATGAACCAG GTACAGAGTGTATTGATTGACAATATTGAGAAAGCCTTGGAGAGAGGCGACCGCTTGGCGCTTCTTGTTGAAAAGGCTATAACAATGCAGCAGCCTATGCAGGGGAATAATAGTACAGTTGCGCTCAAAAGGAAAGCTCGTAGTTACAGAAATGCTATGTGGTGGAGAGATTGTAAGTTCAC GGCGACATTGATGCTGTTGTTTTTGCTGACCATCGTTTATGTTTCGCTAGCATTTGTTTGTAATGGCCTCTTTTTATCGTCCTGCTTCAATCATATGACAATGGCTTCCGTTGTTCCTCACATGTTTTATGAGTAG